Proteins from a genomic interval of Treponema brennaborense DSM 12168:
- a CDS encoding MBL fold metallo-hydrolase, with amino-acid sequence MDISNKQPVPLCAGVHVITGVTNIGVIADYPAEPADGGKSAAVPDLYLIDSGADGDAAKKIYKTLESLYPEGFTLKAVICTHSNADHIGGNDWFQKHTGCGVWASLGERGSIEHTVIEAAIIWGGYPFAEITGKRYVARPSRVTRVIGCGETVRLAGGAEISFISLPGHYLDMIGVLYTAGAPITGAQTDNEPPRRVLFLGDCIFGRHVIKKYWIPFLFDVGQFKRTLDTIKTVPADAYVPSHGDVLDSADSLEALAELNMIAIMETEVSILAVLKEEKTAEELLQAVADLNRIELADGQYVLIGCTLRSYLSYLHGQKKIGHYIRGNKMYWKRLESNGSEND; translated from the coding sequence ATGGACATCTCAAACAAACAGCCCGTGCCGTTGTGCGCCGGCGTGCACGTGATCACCGGCGTTACCAATATCGGCGTTATCGCCGATTATCCGGCGGAACCGGCCGACGGCGGAAAATCAGCGGCTGTTCCCGATTTATATCTGATAGACAGCGGCGCGGACGGCGACGCGGCGAAAAAAATATATAAAACGCTTGAATCGCTCTATCCCGAAGGGTTTACGCTGAAAGCCGTGATTTGCACGCATTCAAACGCCGACCATATCGGCGGCAACGACTGGTTTCAAAAGCACACCGGCTGCGGCGTCTGGGCGAGTTTGGGCGAACGCGGTTCCATCGAGCATACCGTTATTGAAGCGGCAATTATCTGGGGCGGTTATCCGTTTGCGGAAATTACCGGCAAACGGTACGTGGCCCGGCCGTCGCGGGTAACGCGCGTTATCGGCTGCGGTGAAACGGTGCGGCTTGCAGGCGGCGCGGAAATTTCGTTTATTTCCCTGCCCGGCCACTATCTTGACATGATAGGCGTTTTATACACCGCAGGTGCGCCGATTACCGGAGCGCAGACGGATAACGAGCCGCCGCGCCGGGTTCTGTTTTTGGGCGACTGCATATTCGGCCGCCACGTGATAAAAAAATACTGGATACCGTTTTTGTTCGACGTCGGACAGTTCAAACGGACGCTGGATACGATTAAAACCGTTCCCGCCGATGCGTACGTTCCCAGCCACGGAGACGTTCTCGATTCGGCCGATTCGCTGGAAGCGCTTGCGGAACTGAATATGATCGCCATCATGGAAACCGAAGTGAGTATTCTTGCGGTTTTGAAAGAAGAAAAAACGGCCGAAGAACTGCTGCAGGCGGTAGCCGATTTAAACCGAATCGAACTGGCCGACGGGCAGTACGTTCTGATAGGCTGTACGCTGCGTTCGTATCTGTCGTATTTGCACGGTCAGAAAAAAATCGGCCATTACATTCGCGGTAACAAAATGTACTGGAAGCGGCTCGAATCAAACGGGTCTGAAAACGACTAG